In Desulfatiglans anilini DSM 4660, the following proteins share a genomic window:
- the lexA gene encoding transcriptional repressor LexA has translation MKLTDKQKAFLDYLVRYRSEWGQAPSFDEICWHFGFRSYNAVTTYLDILERKGYIRRPREKNRKRAVEVLQPLEARRFEFPLLGKVAAGKPIEAVEDRRAIEVPPSMAASGDHFVLQVTGDSMIEDGILDGDFVVVRKQAVAENGDTVVALIDNEATVKRYYRWPDHVELRPAHTGMAPIRVAEGDLRIDGKVVGVIRYYR, from the coding sequence ATGAAGTTGACGGATAAACAGAAGGCCTTCCTGGACTATCTGGTCCGGTACCGGTCGGAGTGGGGGCAGGCGCCGAGCTTCGATGAAATCTGCTGGCACTTCGGGTTCCGTTCTTACAATGCGGTCACGACCTATCTCGATATCCTGGAGCGGAAGGGGTATATCCGACGTCCGCGGGAGAAGAACCGCAAGCGGGCCGTCGAGGTGCTCCAGCCGCTGGAAGCCCGGCGGTTCGAGTTCCCGCTCCTCGGGAAGGTCGCCGCCGGCAAGCCGATCGAAGCGGTGGAGGACCGCCGGGCGATCGAGGTGCCGCCCTCCATGGCGGCTTCGGGAGACCATTTCGTTCTGCAGGTCACGGGGGATTCCATGATCGAAGACGGCATCCTGGACGGGGATTTCGTTGTGGTCAGGAAGCAGGCCGTGGCCGAAAACGGCGATACGGTCGTGGCCCTCATCGACAACGAGGCGACAGTGAAGCGCTACTACCGCTGGCCGGATCACGTCGAACTCCGGCCGGCCCACACCGGCATGGCTCCCATCCGGGTGGCAGAGGGGGACCTGCGCATCGACGGCAAGGTGGTCGGGGTGATCCGCTATTACAGGTAG
- a CDS encoding nicotinate phosphoribosyltransferase: protein MEILNKLYRHSLTLLTDLYELTMAYGYWKLGMADKEVAFHLTFRQNPFKGGYAVACGLSQVIDYLQNFRFDDEDIAYLGTIPGNDGRPIFDNAFLQYLKGLTLTFNLDALPEGTVVFPQEPLVRVTGPLLQCQILESALLNMINFQTLVATKAARICLAAEGDPVMEFGLRRAQGIDGGVSASRAAFVGGCSGTSNVLAGKLYDIPVKGTHAHSWVMVFDDELQAFRDYAKAMPNNCIFLVDTYDTLQGVRHAVAAAKELREAGHEMVGIRIDSGDLAYLSTEAQKILEEAGFGDKSIVGSSDLDEHVIHSIKVQDAPISSWGVGTRLATAYDDPALGGVYKLTAVRNKDGRWDYKVKLSEQLIKVTTPGVLQVRRYRRNSDFKADAIYDVQLGVEEPCTIVDPLNPTRLIRVTAGTPHEDLLIPIFNGGRLIYDVPSSREARQRCLDQLERLHPAIRRLLNPHEYPAGIEMRLHDLRTDLIRAAREAAGK from the coding sequence ATGGAGATCCTGAACAAACTCTACCGCCACTCCCTCACCCTGCTGACCGATCTCTACGAACTCACGATGGCCTACGGCTACTGGAAACTCGGGATGGCGGACAAGGAGGTGGCCTTTCACCTGACCTTTCGGCAAAACCCTTTCAAAGGCGGCTACGCGGTGGCATGCGGCCTCAGCCAGGTCATCGACTACCTGCAAAACTTCCGCTTCGACGACGAAGACATCGCCTACCTCGGCACCATCCCCGGCAACGACGGCCGCCCCATCTTCGATAACGCCTTCCTGCAATACCTCAAGGGCCTCACCCTCACCTTCAACCTGGACGCCCTGCCCGAGGGGACCGTCGTCTTTCCGCAGGAACCCCTGGTGCGCGTCACCGGCCCTTTGCTGCAGTGCCAGATCCTCGAATCGGCCCTGCTGAACATGATCAACTTCCAGACCCTGGTCGCCACCAAGGCGGCGCGCATCTGCCTGGCCGCCGAAGGCGACCCCGTCATGGAGTTCGGACTCCGGCGCGCCCAGGGGATCGACGGCGGGGTCTCCGCCAGCCGCGCCGCTTTCGTGGGGGGCTGCTCCGGGACGTCCAACGTCCTGGCCGGGAAGCTCTACGACATCCCGGTCAAGGGCACGCACGCCCACAGCTGGGTGATGGTGTTCGATGACGAACTGCAGGCCTTCCGGGACTATGCCAAAGCCATGCCCAACAACTGCATCTTCCTGGTGGACACCTACGATACGCTCCAGGGGGTCCGGCACGCCGTCGCGGCGGCGAAGGAGTTGCGGGAGGCCGGACACGAGATGGTGGGGATCCGGATCGATTCGGGGGATCTGGCCTACCTCAGCACCGAGGCCCAGAAGATCCTCGAGGAGGCGGGATTCGGAGACAAGAGCATCGTCGGAAGCAGCGACCTCGACGAACATGTCATCCACAGCATCAAGGTGCAGGACGCCCCCATCAGCAGTTGGGGGGTCGGGACACGTTTGGCCACCGCCTACGACGATCCCGCCCTCGGCGGAGTCTACAAGCTCACGGCGGTGCGAAACAAGGACGGCCGCTGGGATTACAAGGTCAAGCTATCCGAGCAACTGATCAAGGTCACGACCCCCGGGGTCCTGCAGGTGCGCCGGTACCGGCGCAACAGCGATTTCAAGGCGGATGCCATCTACGATGTCCAGCTGGGCGTAGAAGAGCCCTGCACGATCGTGGACCCGCTGAATCCCACCCGCCTTATCCGTGTCACGGCCGGAACCCCCCACGAGGATCTGCTCATTCCGATCTTCAACGGAGGCCGCCTGATCTACGACGTTCCATCTTCCCGCGAGGCCCGGCAGCGGTGCCTGGACCAGCTCGAACGCCTGCACCCGGCCATCCGGAGGCTCCTGAATCCCCATGAATACCCGGCCGGCATCGAGATGCGGCTCCACGACCTGCGGACCGATCTGATCCGCGCAGCCCGCGAAGCCGCCGGGAAATAG
- a CDS encoding KamA family radical SAM protein, protein MEREKIRSRLLKILDLAPPIKEILLSEAHLDDKRQSIRHFLEDMLRRTLEDDPAVPPLECIQVRDAIRVFESVLSRRSERLAGYSLLGYLNDLLHRSDYHGLERPSSGFLAEMEHLMRGVMGKTGIYQEKMPAFPKYEGRRAAKLRSADLSRMMRAADRFMARYACGLDEDVIRRRSRNKVRILEYFKATELEWDDWRWQTKHIIRNADTLAAMVELTEDEYRAVKLARENRIPFGITPYYLSLFDRKPGEGRDTAVRAQVLPSMHYVTKMMALRERSEHSMDFMLERDTSPIEGITRRYPSIVILKPILTCPQICVYCQRNWEIEDVYSANAALGQEKLDRALNWIGETPEIHEVLVTGGDPLLLSDDRIENLLYRLSKIPHVERIRIGTRTPVTLPQRITDTLVRDINHFHHPGKREVIIITHFEHPYEITPQALEAVQKFRRYGMEVYNQLVYTFYNSRKFEAAFLRHKLRLIGVTPYYTFNTKGKEETDEYRVPISRLLQEQHEEARLLPGTVRTDEIVFNVPRLGKNYLRARQHHDVISILPDGCRVFEFHPWEKKLELVDTYVYTDVSVYDYVKRLRSVGEDPADYQTIWYYY, encoded by the coding sequence ATGGAACGAGAGAAGATCAGATCACGGCTGCTCAAGATATTGGATCTGGCGCCTCCGATCAAGGAGATCCTGTTGTCGGAGGCCCACCTCGACGATAAACGCCAAAGCATCCGGCATTTTCTGGAGGACATGCTGCGCAGAACGCTCGAGGACGATCCCGCGGTGCCCCCGCTCGAGTGCATCCAGGTCCGTGACGCAATCCGGGTCTTCGAGAGCGTCCTGTCCAGGCGCAGCGAACGCCTGGCGGGATACAGCCTTCTCGGGTACCTGAATGACCTGCTCCATCGGTCCGACTACCACGGCCTCGAGCGGCCCTCATCCGGTTTCCTGGCCGAGATGGAGCACCTCATGCGCGGGGTGATGGGCAAGACCGGCATCTATCAGGAAAAGATGCCGGCGTTTCCGAAGTATGAAGGACGCCGGGCGGCGAAGCTCCGCTCGGCGGACCTCTCGCGCATGATGCGTGCGGCCGACCGCTTCATGGCGCGCTATGCCTGCGGCCTCGATGAGGACGTGATCCGGCGCCGCAGCCGCAACAAGGTCCGGATCCTCGAGTATTTCAAGGCGACGGAGCTCGAATGGGACGACTGGCGCTGGCAGACGAAACACATCATCCGTAACGCCGACACCCTCGCGGCCATGGTCGAGCTGACCGAGGACGAGTACCGGGCGGTCAAGCTGGCGCGGGAAAATCGGATCCCCTTCGGCATCACGCCGTACTACCTGTCCCTTTTCGATCGGAAGCCCGGCGAGGGGCGGGACACTGCCGTTCGGGCCCAGGTCCTACCGAGCATGCACTATGTCACAAAGATGATGGCCCTGCGCGAACGCTCGGAGCACTCGATGGATTTCATGCTCGAGCGCGACACCTCTCCGATCGAGGGCATCACGCGGCGCTACCCCTCCATCGTGATTCTGAAGCCGATCCTGACCTGTCCCCAGATCTGCGTCTACTGCCAGCGGAACTGGGAGATCGAAGACGTCTATTCGGCGAATGCCGCGCTCGGGCAGGAGAAGCTTGACCGGGCCCTGAACTGGATCGGAGAGACCCCGGAGATACACGAGGTGCTTGTAACCGGCGGGGACCCGCTGCTGCTTTCCGACGACCGGATCGAAAACCTCCTCTACCGCCTCTCGAAGATTCCCCATGTGGAGAGGATCCGGATCGGCACCCGCACGCCGGTCACGCTGCCGCAGCGGATCACGGACACGCTGGTGCGGGACATCAACCACTTTCATCACCCCGGCAAGCGGGAGGTGATCATCATCACCCACTTCGAGCACCCCTACGAGATCACGCCCCAGGCCCTCGAGGCGGTGCAGAAGTTCAGGCGCTACGGCATGGAGGTGTACAACCAGCTGGTCTACACCTTCTACAACTCGCGGAAGTTCGAGGCCGCCTTCCTGCGCCACAAGCTGCGCCTCATCGGGGTCACGCCCTACTACACCTTCAACACCAAAGGGAAGGAAGAGACGGACGAATACCGGGTGCCCATCAGCCGTCTGCTGCAGGAGCAGCACGAGGAGGCGCGGCTCCTGCCCGGGACCGTGCGGACCGACGAGATCGTCTTCAATGTGCCGCGACTCGGGAAGAATTACCTGCGCGCGAGGCAGCACCACGACGTCATCTCGATCTTGCCCGACGGATGCCGCGTCTTCGAATTCCACCCCTGGGAGAAGAAGCTGGAACTGGTCGACACCTACGTCTACACGGACGTGTCGGTCTACGACTATGTGAAGCGCCTCAGGAGCGTGGGAGAGGACCCCGCGGACTATCAGACGATCTGGTACTATTATTGA
- a CDS encoding acetate--CoA ligase family protein: MPLKRILNAQSVAVVGASKSETKRGFQAVRTLIDEKYEGKIFPVNPKEKSVLGFRCYEKVSDIEEPVDLALITTPAGTIPAVLDDCGKKGVSGAVIIAGGFRESGAEGRRLEEEVVEAANRNNVRIIGPNTSGMMNLKTGMNLVGLPDAPKGDIALVSQSGNMALTLMTEARLKSHKGFSYYVGVGNESDIRFHEYLSFFKEEPDTRAVLMYVEGMRDGRRFLQEAYKTTLHKPIILLKSGRSKTGRRSAGSHTGALAGISEVARSAFKRAGIIVVEKSDALFPIAETLSSLPSIRNNRVAILADGGGHATIAADILTDLGVEIPEMEHKTQERLKKILPFTASVRNPVDVAGGTDADPSIFAECARIILKDPHVGGLLLVGLFGGYGIRFAESLKWKEEDSAHQMGKLVRKRDKPIVVHSLYSSARPHSLDLLRYYNISVYDSLDTACECIGALAERGRYLREYHAKVNFVFNWGAKARPEGRAIIETVRKEGRNFLLEPEAKRLFQIHGAPVSEDRLARTAGEAAAVAADCGGEAALKIVSPDILHKTDAGGVRLNVIGEGAVRQAFEEIVGNARRYRPDADIRGVMVSPMAPPGLELIIGTKIDDQFGPVIMFGLGGVMVEVLRDVAFRVLPISPRSARKMMEDVRSIAILNGVRGNPPYDKAAIARVLLQCSEMIESYPEIAEMDLNPVIAYEKGVRIVDARVILKEGQVEGG, translated from the coding sequence ATGCCACTGAAGAGGATATTGAATGCACAGTCGGTTGCCGTTGTAGGGGCTTCGAAGAGTGAAACGAAGCGCGGCTTTCAGGCCGTGCGGACCCTGATCGACGAGAAGTATGAAGGAAAGATCTTTCCGGTCAACCCGAAGGAGAAAAGCGTCCTGGGTTTCCGGTGCTACGAAAAGGTCTCGGACATCGAGGAACCGGTCGACCTGGCGCTCATCACCACACCGGCCGGGACGATCCCGGCGGTCCTGGATGACTGTGGAAAGAAGGGTGTTTCGGGGGCCGTCATCATCGCCGGCGGGTTCCGCGAGTCCGGCGCGGAGGGCCGGAGGCTCGAGGAGGAGGTGGTCGAGGCCGCGAACCGGAACAACGTGCGTATCATCGGCCCCAACACCTCCGGCATGATGAACCTGAAGACCGGTATGAACCTGGTCGGGCTGCCGGATGCGCCCAAGGGCGACATCGCGCTCGTCTCGCAGAGCGGAAACATGGCCCTTACGCTTATGACCGAGGCCCGCCTCAAGAGCCACAAAGGATTTTCCTACTATGTAGGCGTGGGAAACGAATCCGACATCCGTTTCCATGAATATCTGAGTTTCTTCAAGGAGGAGCCCGACACCCGGGCCGTCCTGATGTATGTCGAAGGGATGCGCGACGGCCGGCGTTTCCTCCAGGAGGCCTACAAGACCACGCTCCACAAGCCCATCATCCTCCTGAAGAGCGGGCGGTCCAAGACCGGCCGGCGGTCGGCCGGCTCCCACACCGGTGCGCTCGCGGGCATCTCCGAGGTGGCCCGCAGCGCGTTCAAGCGGGCCGGGATCATTGTCGTCGAAAAATCCGATGCGCTCTTCCCGATTGCCGAGACCCTCTCGAGCCTCCCCTCCATTCGGAACAACCGGGTGGCGATCCTGGCCGACGGCGGCGGCCACGCCACCATCGCGGCCGATATCCTGACGGACCTCGGCGTGGAGATCCCGGAAATGGAGCACAAGACCCAGGAGCGCCTGAAGAAGATCCTGCCCTTCACCGCCTCGGTGAGGAACCCGGTCGACGTGGCCGGGGGAACCGATGCGGACCCGTCCATCTTTGCAGAGTGCGCCCGGATCATCCTGAAGGACCCCCATGTGGGCGGGCTGCTCCTGGTCGGCCTCTTCGGCGGCTACGGGATCCGGTTCGCCGAAAGCCTCAAGTGGAAGGAGGAGGACTCTGCGCACCAGATGGGAAAGCTCGTCCGCAAGCGGGATAAACCGATCGTCGTCCACAGCCTCTACAGCTCCGCCAGGCCGCATTCCCTGGATCTTTTGCGGTACTACAACATCTCGGTCTACGACTCCCTCGACACGGCCTGCGAATGCATCGGGGCCCTGGCGGAGCGGGGGCGCTACCTGAGGGAGTACCACGCCAAGGTCAACTTCGTCTTCAACTGGGGCGCCAAGGCGCGGCCGGAAGGGCGGGCCATCATCGAGACGGTCCGAAAGGAAGGCAGGAATTTCCTGCTCGAGCCGGAGGCCAAGCGGCTCTTTCAGATCCACGGGGCGCCGGTCAGCGAGGACCGGCTGGCCCGGACGGCCGGCGAGGCGGCGGCCGTGGCGGCGGATTGCGGAGGCGAAGCGGCCCTCAAGATCGTTTCCCCGGACATCCTCCACAAGACGGACGCGGGCGGCGTGCGCCTGAACGTCATCGGGGAAGGCGCGGTGCGGCAGGCCTTCGAGGAGATCGTCGGCAATGCCCGAAGATACCGGCCCGACGCGGATATCCGCGGCGTGATGGTCTCGCCGATGGCGCCGCCTGGCCTCGAGCTGATCATCGGGACCAAGATCGACGACCAGTTCGGCCCGGTGATCATGTTCGGCCTCGGCGGGGTGATGGTGGAGGTCCTCCGGGACGTGGCCTTCCGCGTCCTGCCCATCTCGCCGCGCTCGGCCCGCAAGATGATGGAGGATGTGCGCTCGATCGCCATCCTGAACGGCGTCCGCGGAAACCCCCCGTACGACAAGGCCGCCATTGCGCGGGTGCTGCTGCAGTGTTCGGAAATGATCGAATCCTATCCCGAGATCGCCGAAATGGACCTGAACCCCGTGATCGCCTATGAGAAGGGTGTGCGCATCGTGGATGCCCGGGTGATTCTGAAGGAGGGTCAGGTGGAGGGTGGCTGA
- a CDS encoding enoyl-CoA hydratase/isomerase family protein has protein sequence MEFECILYEKRGRTATITLNRPRVLNAMNRQLWLDVQEALRDAESDDRVKVLVITGSGRAFSTGADLKESKDRSLEEYRAYLEELQEASRKIIRFAKPTIAAVNGYALGSGYELALACDIRIAAEDAQIGSPEARVTSSVTGGAMRLIQDLIGPGRAKELLFTARNIDGREAERIGLVNRAVPAEQLMEAAYAMAEAIAENSSFSMRMIKRGLHMASEVSLEALMDYEIEACLACVSTKERQESLVRFEGRKRPQ, from the coding sequence ATGGAGTTCGAGTGTATCTTGTACGAGAAGCGCGGCAGGACGGCGACCATCACCTTGAACCGCCCACGGGTTCTCAATGCGATGAACCGGCAGCTCTGGCTGGATGTACAGGAGGCGCTTCGGGATGCGGAGAGCGACGACCGCGTCAAGGTCCTCGTCATCACCGGCAGCGGCCGGGCCTTTTCGACCGGGGCGGATCTCAAGGAGTCGAAGGACCGCAGCCTCGAGGAGTACCGCGCCTATCTGGAGGAACTTCAGGAGGCCTCTCGCAAAATCATCCGCTTCGCAAAGCCCACCATCGCAGCTGTCAACGGCTATGCGTTGGGGTCGGGGTACGAACTGGCGCTCGCCTGCGACATCCGCATAGCGGCGGAGGATGCCCAGATCGGCTCTCCGGAGGCACGGGTGACCTCCTCGGTGACCGGAGGCGCGATGCGCCTCATCCAGGATCTGATCGGCCCGGGGCGGGCGAAGGAACTGCTCTTTACGGCCCGCAACATCGACGGCCGGGAGGCCGAGCGGATCGGCCTCGTCAACCGGGCCGTACCGGCGGAGCAGTTGATGGAGGCTGCCTACGCGATGGCGGAGGCGATCGCTGAGAACTCCTCGTTCTCCATGCGGATGATCAAGCGGGGCCTTCACATGGCCTCCGAGGTGAGCCTCGAGGCGCTGATGGACTACGAGATCGAGGCTTGTCTGGCCTGCGTGTCCACCAAGGAGCGGCAGGAGTCGCTCGTCCGGTTCGAGGGCCGCAAACGGCCGCAATGA
- a CDS encoding UvrD-helicase domain-containing protein: MKPTGEQQAIVDSTGRVLLINARAGTGKTTTLQMIASAHPDLRILYLVYNRKAREEAQGRFPGNVEIRTVHSLAFSANVGRWKDQVGTFTVADVLPAFRGGRNAQQLAAVGYDFTEFFLNSPFPKVEAAMEAFREGHLGHVTGEVREAVEGAQDLIVQASREILGQWYRQEKPCPHDFYLKLFHREGGFYRSLDRYDMVLVDEGQDLSPVMLDALAHCRRRVVIVGDSHQQIYSFRYAIDAMKRLPFDAERDLTLSFRFGQEIAHLASVFIREAKGEAGFRIEGNPEKASRVRFYTGLPRPTAGERCAILSRTNLALFEKALDLRSRRISFSLEGSVGAVLGRILDVYQLSEEEHDKIRDPFIRSFEGLDALETYARDLDDFQLAGMAKLVREKSRILPDALYDMMRISKRSGEGGEGPGIMLSTVHGAKGREFHRVAIDADLSVSLSRNGGPPVKPSGDEANVAYVGFTRAIRELSLPEDFKNVLTPEWQTAVKRYEEPQRPEAVIASQGGGAVKGFRPFSKPGLRLSTNGAPQPKAPRKKSFQVGDAVRTIHGEGTVVEVDGDAYLVRLEDRGVRLWEKAWALKKG, translated from the coding sequence GTGAAACCGACTGGAGAACAGCAGGCCATCGTGGATTCAACGGGGAGGGTTCTTCTGATCAATGCCCGGGCGGGGACGGGAAAGACCACCACGCTTCAGATGATCGCCTCTGCGCATCCTGATCTGAGGATCCTTTACCTCGTCTACAACCGGAAGGCCAGAGAAGAGGCGCAGGGGAGGTTCCCGGGGAATGTGGAGATCAGGACGGTCCATTCCTTGGCCTTTTCGGCTAATGTCGGCCGATGGAAAGACCAGGTGGGGACCTTCACGGTGGCCGATGTGCTCCCTGCGTTTCGGGGAGGGAGAAACGCCCAGCAGCTCGCCGCAGTGGGATATGACTTCACGGAGTTTTTTTTGAACTCGCCGTTTCCAAAGGTCGAAGCAGCGATGGAGGCCTTTCGAGAGGGGCACCTGGGCCATGTCACCGGGGAGGTGAGAGAGGCCGTCGAAGGGGCTCAGGACCTCATCGTTCAGGCCAGCAGGGAGATTCTGGGCCAATGGTACCGGCAGGAAAAGCCCTGCCCGCATGACTTCTATTTGAAGCTTTTTCACAGGGAAGGGGGCTTTTACAGGAGCCTCGACCGCTATGACATGGTCCTGGTGGACGAGGGGCAGGATCTGTCACCGGTCATGCTCGACGCCCTGGCGCACTGCCGCAGACGGGTCGTCATCGTCGGGGATTCGCACCAGCAGATCTACAGCTTTCGATACGCCATCGATGCCATGAAGCGGCTGCCTTTCGACGCGGAGCGGGATCTCACCCTGAGCTTCCGCTTCGGGCAGGAGATTGCGCACCTCGCCTCGGTGTTTATCCGGGAGGCGAAAGGAGAGGCGGGTTTCAGGATAGAGGGGAACCCCGAAAAGGCGTCGAGGGTGCGCTTCTACACCGGCCTCCCGCGTCCGACGGCCGGGGAGCGGTGCGCCATCCTGAGCCGGACCAATCTGGCCCTCTTTGAAAAGGCCCTGGACCTGCGATCCCGGCGGATCTCATTTTCCCTGGAGGGGAGCGTCGGCGCCGTGCTGGGGCGGATCCTCGATGTCTACCAACTCTCGGAGGAAGAGCACGACAAGATCCGCGATCCGTTCATCCGGTCTTTCGAGGGCCTCGATGCCCTCGAAACCTATGCCAGGGATCTGGATGATTTCCAACTGGCCGGCATGGCTAAGCTGGTTAGGGAAAAGAGCCGCATTTTGCCGGATGCCCTCTATGACATGATGAGGATCTCCAAAAGGTCAGGGGAGGGCGGCGAGGGTCCGGGAATCATGCTTTCGACGGTCCACGGGGCGAAGGGGCGGGAATTTCACAGGGTGGCCATCGACGCCGACCTTTCCGTTTCGTTGTCAAGAAACGGCGGGCCTCCGGTCAAGCCATCCGGCGACGAAGCCAACGTCGCTTACGTGGGCTTCACCCGGGCGATCCGGGAGTTGAGTCTCCCTGAGGATTTCAAGAACGTCCTCACCCCTGAATGGCAGACGGCCGTGAAGCGTTATGAAGAGCCTCAAAGACCCGAGGCCGTCATCGCTTCTCAGGGTGGAGGCGCGGTAAAAGGATTCCGGCCGTTTTCAAAGCCTGGATTGCGCCTATCGACGAACGGGGCCCCTCAGCCGAAGGCGCCGCGGAAAAAATCCTTTCAGGTGGGCGACGCCGTTCGGACCATCCACGGCGAAGGAACCGTCGTCGAGGTGGATGGGGATGCCTATCTCGTTCGCCTGGAGGATCGGGGGGTACGGCTCTGGGAAAAGGCATGGGCGCTCAAGAAAGGGTGA
- a CDS encoding MFS transporter, translating into MPFSLPNVRLFIAFRIFFNARFYYPVFTILFLDYGLTLEQFAILNAVWAATIVLVEVPSGALADTLGRRRLLLLSGFLMVLEMVLMAFAPRGPSGWLFPFFLVNRVLSGTAEASASGADEALAYDSLKAAGLAREWGRVLEHQIRWQAGAFMAASLVGAAVYDPALMQRVAAFVGFNQPMEQTVTMRFPVYLTLAMAVAALATAWRMSEPDCAGPQAADGIKGCGRPVADAIRLTFRAGVWIVKTPFALVVILGGLLFDHVIRMILTLNSQYYRLIELPEAGFGLIGAAMAAVGLFAPRAAAGLALRCSPRCIFALLAGATILGLAGMTLFVPVYGVAPMLLLIGVMYVFNFFLSHYLNRITASEQRATVLSFKGLSFNLAYGMLGLVYSAGLAAARRFGTGEDALFPHSIGWFPWYFLVAMTAFLLLSSRRLRGVDIHKLPG; encoded by the coding sequence TTGCCTTTCAGCCTGCCCAACGTAAGGCTTTTCATCGCCTTCCGGATTTTTTTCAACGCCCGGTTCTACTACCCTGTATTCACCATCCTTTTCCTGGACTACGGTCTGACCCTCGAGCAATTCGCCATCCTCAACGCCGTCTGGGCTGCGACCATCGTGCTGGTGGAGGTGCCCTCCGGGGCCTTGGCCGACACTCTGGGCCGCCGCCGGCTGCTGCTGCTTTCCGGGTTCTTGATGGTGCTGGAGATGGTCTTGATGGCCTTTGCGCCGCGGGGCCCTTCAGGGTGGCTCTTTCCGTTCTTTCTGGTCAACCGCGTCCTGAGCGGTACGGCCGAGGCTTCGGCCAGTGGTGCCGACGAAGCCCTCGCTTACGACTCCCTCAAAGCGGCGGGTCTCGCCCGGGAGTGGGGCCGGGTGCTCGAGCATCAGATCCGTTGGCAGGCGGGGGCCTTCATGGCGGCCTCGCTGGTGGGGGCGGCGGTTTACGACCCGGCTCTGATGCAGCGGGTTGCGGCCTTTGTGGGGTTCAACCAACCCATGGAGCAGACGGTTACGATGCGTTTCCCTGTCTACCTGACCCTTGCGATGGCCGTTGCGGCTCTAGCGACAGCCTGGCGCATGAGCGAACCGGACTGTGCCGGCCCTCAGGCCGCGGACGGAATAAAAGGCTGCGGGCGGCCCGTGGCGGACGCCATCAGGCTGACCTTCCGGGCCGGGGTCTGGATTGTGAAGACCCCCTTCGCCCTGGTGGTGATACTGGGCGGTTTGCTCTTCGACCATGTCATCCGGATGATTCTGACCCTCAACAGCCAGTATTACCGTCTCATCGAACTGCCCGAGGCCGGTTTCGGCCTGATCGGGGCGGCTATGGCGGCGGTGGGCCTGTTTGCGCCTCGTGCGGCGGCGGGCCTGGCGCTGCGGTGCTCCCCGCGGTGCATCTTCGCGCTTCTGGCTGGAGCGACCATCCTCGGGCTGGCGGGCATGACCCTCTTCGTGCCGGTCTACGGTGTGGCCCCCATGCTGCTGCTGATTGGGGTCATGTACGTCTTCAACTTCTTTCTGAGCCACTACCTCAACCGCATCACTGCATCGGAGCAGCGGGCCACGGTCCTCAGTTTCAAGGGGCTGTCGTTCAACCTGGCCTACGGGATGCTCGGTCTTGTCTACTCGGCCGGCCTGGCCGCGGCGCGCCGTTTTGGCACCGGTGAAGACGCCCTGTTCCCCCATTCCATAGGTTGGTTCCCCTGGTATTTCCTGGTGGCGATGACCGCCTTCCTGCTCCTTAGCAGCCGGCGTCTTCGGGGGGTTGACATCCACAAACTCCCGGGTTGA